In Halorientalis sp. LT38, a genomic segment contains:
- a CDS encoding helix-turn-helix domain-containing protein, whose amino-acid sequence MSVIVEIEVVASDFELGRILDLVPGTRIEVETMVPAGERAVPLFWVFNSDRESFETSIQEHGSVEEITEIDVFEDRILYAIDWDVGTDRFFGAITDNGGHVLAATGHTDAWQFELRFPSHEQLSAFQTALEDARIHHQVARVYNPTKPDAGPWFGLTPTQREALTLAVETGYYDIPRNCTTVELADKLGISDQAVTERLRRAIVNLVDHSLLVKDEES is encoded by the coding sequence ATGAGTGTCATCGTGGAGATAGAAGTCGTTGCGAGTGATTTCGAGCTCGGTCGTATCCTCGATCTCGTCCCGGGTACGCGGATCGAGGTGGAAACGATGGTACCGGCAGGTGAACGCGCCGTCCCGCTGTTCTGGGTGTTCAACTCTGACCGCGAGTCGTTCGAGACCAGCATTCAGGAGCACGGCTCGGTCGAGGAGATCACCGAGATCGACGTCTTCGAGGACCGGATCCTCTACGCGATCGACTGGGACGTCGGCACCGACCGCTTTTTCGGCGCCATCACCGACAACGGCGGCCACGTCCTGGCCGCGACGGGCCACACCGACGCCTGGCAGTTCGAGTTGCGCTTTCCCAGCCACGAACAGCTGTCCGCGTTCCAGACGGCACTCGAGGACGCGAGAATCCACCACCAGGTAGCCCGGGTGTACAACCCGACCAAACCCGATGCCGGCCCGTGGTTCGGGCTGACGCCGACCCAGCGCGAGGCGCTGACGCTCGCCGTCGAGACGGGGTACTACGACATCCCGCGCAATTGCACGACCGTCGAACTCGCCGACAAGCTCGGCATCTCCGATCAGGCCGTGACCGAGCGGCTCCGGCGGGCCATCGTGAACCTCGTCGATCACTCCCTCCTCGTGAAAGACGAAGAGTCCTGA
- the aceB gene encoding malate synthase AceB, whose translation MTAIDKRTHERKFVRTFFTTPTAVEGEDDSAKMLKKSIQLRGMQAPDVWVPDNEDATAPNMRDEGAQNIIDVVSADGADFPGEIHPRVVWHRDSPTTRYQGFQRMLEMADPDNGAIENIDGFVIPEVGDVDDWKKADEFFTIIENEHGLEEGSLKMSVIIESGAAELAMSKLRDEMGKPTNNLQRMFLLVDGEVDYTKDMRAITPTGGLPAWPELRHNTSRGASANGLIAVDGPYDDIRDVEGYHERMTENQAKGQLGIWSLTPGQVVEANKSPLPPEEGYWIIDADGRTVELESQDGVEVYSGERIELEEEGDGYELEVGGDEYELTEDELTEELLDLLDYVPSLNDIVDSMEEFEAAKEAGKGAIAMTQSATVSIDGVEVDVAKDRMWDEATYQALQTPITLFQDVYENRPDQHDDLADLYGEDVVDRAMDVGN comes from the coding sequence ATGACTGCAATCGACAAGCGTACACACGAGCGGAAGTTCGTGCGGACGTTCTTCACCACGCCGACGGCGGTCGAGGGCGAGGACGACTCCGCGAAGATGCTGAAAAAGTCCATCCAGCTCCGCGGGATGCAGGCCCCCGACGTCTGGGTGCCCGACAACGAGGACGCCACCGCGCCGAACATGCGCGACGAGGGCGCCCAGAACATCATCGACGTGGTCTCGGCGGACGGCGCCGACTTCCCCGGCGAGATCCACCCCCGCGTCGTCTGGCACCGCGACAGCCCCACCACGCGCTACCAGGGCTTCCAGCGCATGCTCGAGATGGCCGACCCCGACAACGGAGCCATCGAGAACATCGACGGCTTCGTCATCCCCGAGGTCGGCGACGTCGACGACTGGAAGAAGGCCGACGAGTTCTTCACCATCATCGAGAACGAGCACGGGCTCGAGGAAGGCAGCCTCAAGATGTCCGTCATCATCGAGAGCGGCGCCGCAGAGCTCGCGATGAGCAAGCTCCGCGACGAGATGGGCAAGCCGACCAACAACCTCCAGCGGATGTTCCTGCTGGTCGACGGCGAGGTCGACTACACCAAGGACATGCGCGCGATCACGCCGACCGGCGGCCTGCCCGCCTGGCCCGAACTGCGCCACAACACCTCCCGCGGCGCCAGCGCCAACGGCCTCATCGCGGTCGACGGCCCCTACGACGACATCCGCGACGTCGAGGGCTACCACGAGCGCATGACCGAAAACCAGGCCAAGGGCCAGCTCGGCATCTGGTCGCTGACCCCCGGCCAGGTCGTCGAGGCCAACAAGAGCCCGCTCCCGCCCGAGGAGGGCTACTGGATCATCGACGCCGACGGCCGGACCGTCGAACTCGAGAGCCAGGACGGCGTCGAGGTCTACAGCGGCGAGCGCATCGAACTCGAGGAAGAGGGCGACGGCTACGAACTCGAGGTCGGCGGTGACGAGTACGAGCTCACCGAGGACGAACTCACCGAGGAACTGCTCGACCTGCTCGACTACGTCCCGAGCCTCAACGACATCGTCGACTCCATGGAGGAGTTCGAGGCCGCCAAGGAAGCCGGCAAGGGCGCCATCGCGATGACCCAGTCGGCCACCGTCAGCATCGACGGCGTCGAGGTCGACGTCGCCAAGGACCGCATGTGGGACGAGGCGACCTACCAGGCCCTCCAGACCCCCATCACGCTGTTCCAGGACGTCTACGAGAACCGTCCGGACCAGCACGACGACCTGGCCGACCTCTACGGCGAGGACGTCGTCGACCGCGCGATGGACGTCGGGAACTGA
- a CDS encoding chemotaxis protein CheC: protein MYVDMDSLEALNLLARDGTERANRALADLTGASTAIGSTRILLVDREDVVERIETGGYEVVRFDIAGTLSGTALLLFDRPATEAVVDALVGGAEDGMGSAALKETANILMGAFTTDWGDHLGTGLEMTAPTYLDDPDADALQLDPTGPETDSALVFHSSITWRDAAGRIDVYLAPDRAALDPVFAETDADEAEEPADAFDPDEDGLFGIEEGTDSIPLEKLSVFSDLTKEGSAAAAERVTEMTGVETETELAGIAFTPVDDVAAQLGDGDYVGTTVAFEGTPSGSLIVLFDRASATNIAEAMLPIEPDGDGFTDMHESAIEELGNVMTSGFIDGWANVLETGVEHTPPEYVGDVNAAVLELVTEQLGPFQTHAFTIESTLRTEDVAFSCEIHALPDEADLGAALEALAVERKDQTDADPDDLF from the coding sequence ATGTACGTCGACATGGACTCGCTCGAGGCGTTGAACCTGCTCGCGCGGGACGGCACGGAGCGGGCGAACCGTGCGCTGGCGGACCTGACCGGCGCCAGCACCGCGATCGGGTCGACGCGGATCCTGCTCGTCGACCGCGAGGACGTGGTCGAGCGGATCGAGACCGGCGGCTACGAGGTCGTCCGGTTCGACATCGCCGGGACGCTGTCCGGGACCGCACTCCTGCTGTTCGACCGGCCGGCGACCGAGGCCGTCGTCGACGCGCTGGTCGGCGGCGCCGAGGACGGCATGGGCTCCGCCGCGCTCAAAGAGACGGCCAACATCCTGATGGGCGCGTTCACGACCGACTGGGGCGACCACCTCGGGACCGGGCTGGAGATGACCGCCCCGACCTACCTCGACGACCCCGACGCCGACGCGCTGCAGCTCGACCCGACGGGGCCGGAGACCGACAGCGCGCTCGTCTTCCACAGTTCGATCACCTGGCGGGACGCTGCGGGCCGAATCGACGTCTACCTCGCACCCGACCGCGCGGCACTGGACCCCGTCTTCGCCGAGACCGACGCGGACGAGGCCGAGGAACCGGCCGACGCTTTCGACCCGGACGAGGACGGCCTCTTCGGCATCGAGGAGGGGACCGACTCGATCCCCCTCGAGAAGCTCTCGGTGTTCAGCGACCTGACCAAGGAGGGCTCCGCGGCCGCGGCCGAGCGCGTGACGGAGATGACCGGCGTCGAGACCGAAACTGAGCTGGCCGGCATCGCCTTCACGCCCGTCGACGACGTCGCCGCCCAGCTGGGCGACGGCGACTACGTCGGCACGACCGTCGCGTTCGAGGGGACGCCGAGCGGCTCGCTGATCGTCCTCTTCGACAGGGCGTCGGCCACGAACATCGCCGAGGCGATGTTGCCCATCGAGCCCGACGGCGACGGCTTCACCGACATGCACGAGAGCGCCATCGAGGAACTCGGCAACGTGATGACCAGCGGGTTCATCGACGGCTGGGCGAACGTCCTCGAGACCGGCGTCGAGCACACTCCGCCCGAGTACGTCGGCGACGTGAACGCCGCCGTGCTCGAACTCGTCACCGAGCAACTGGGCCCGTTCCAGACCCATGCATTTACCATCGAATCGACGCTCCGGACCGAGGACGTCGCCTTCTCCTGCGAGATCCACGCCCTGCCCGACGAGGCCGACCTCGGCGCGGCCCTGGAGGCCCTCGCCGTCGAGCGCAAGGACCAGACCGACGCCGATCCGGACGACCTGTTCTGA
- a CDS encoding potassium channel family protein produces MKFVIVGFGRVGMRTARNLQSEGHDVVIVENDHDKIARAEKEEFAAVEGDGAQEDVLEAAGIDEADAVAALTGDLNTNFAACMVGKHHGCRTVLRIDEDYREEIYEKYAEDVDEIIYPERLGAAGAKTALLGGDFNVLADITEQLSAATIQIPSDSPAIGERVVAIELPADARLYAHGRANEPMTIPLPQTEVQAGDSISIISHPDSLAAVRQQLRGESA; encoded by the coding sequence ATGAAGTTCGTCATCGTCGGGTTCGGTCGCGTCGGGATGCGCACCGCACGGAACCTCCAGTCGGAGGGCCACGACGTCGTCATCGTCGAGAACGACCACGACAAGATTGCGCGCGCCGAGAAAGAGGAGTTCGCCGCGGTCGAGGGCGACGGGGCCCAGGAGGACGTGCTGGAGGCGGCCGGGATCGACGAGGCCGACGCCGTCGCCGCCCTGACGGGCGATCTCAATACGAACTTCGCGGCCTGCATGGTCGGGAAACACCACGGCTGTCGAACAGTATTGAGAATCGACGAGGACTACCGCGAGGAGATCTACGAGAAGTACGCCGAGGACGTCGACGAGATAATCTATCCCGAGCGACTCGGCGCCGCCGGCGCGAAGACCGCGCTGCTGGGCGGTGACTTCAACGTCCTCGCCGACATCACCGAACAGTTGTCCGCGGCCACCATCCAGATTCCGTCAGATTCGCCCGCCATCGGCGAGCGCGTCGTGGCGATCGAACTCCCCGCCGACGCGCGCCTCTACGCCCACGGCCGCGCGAACGAACCCATGACGATCCCGCTTCCGCAGACGGAGGTCCAGGCCGGCGACAGCATCTCGATTATCTCTCACCCGGACTCGCTGGCCGCCGTTCGCCAGCAACTGCGCGGAGAGAGTGCCTGA
- a CDS encoding glutathione S-transferase N-terminal domain-containing protein — MLELYQAEECPHSAAVRETLTDLGLSYVAHNPRRIGDDPEVLNEGSHTELQAIGGEDQIPFLVDHTKRKTLYESDRIDEYLREQYGSAGGE; from the coding sequence GTGCTCGAACTCTACCAGGCCGAGGAGTGCCCCCACTCGGCTGCCGTCCGCGAGACGTTGACCGACCTCGGCCTCTCGTACGTCGCCCACAACCCCCGCCGCATCGGCGACGACCCCGAGGTACTGAACGAGGGGAGCCACACCGAGCTCCAGGCCATCGGCGGCGAGGACCAGATCCCGTTCCTGGTCGACCACACGAAGCGGAAGACGCTGTACGAGAGCGACCGGATCGACGAGTACCTCCGCGAACAGTACGGCTCCGCGGGCGGCGAGTGA
- a CDS encoding DUF368 domain-containing protein, producing the protein MPSPPDHATEERPTLGGSVPPLREWASTFLIGLFMGSADAVPGVSGGTIALIAGIYERLISAVTAVTPGQVLAFLKALTPLDGGVSVRSAEAVFDEVDGWFLLILLTGILTAVVVVTRAVHVLNQEAPVLLFGFFFGLIAASAVVLLRAISIQSAEAVAAAVVGFTAAFLLSGEIETLVGGGLAIVFLAGMVAVSAMILPGISGSLLLVILGQYTRLSETLSVFVDRLAGLVSGGSLDSLVSPGTVVLTFVGGGLVGLFTISRLVRYALDRNREVTLSFLVALVVGALRAPVVEVRTEVGFSTDVLLTFAGVAVVGAVVVLALDWYAADFEIEEI; encoded by the coding sequence ATGCCGTCACCGCCGGACCACGCGACCGAGGAGCGACCGACGCTCGGGGGCTCAGTCCCGCCGCTACGCGAGTGGGCCTCGACCTTCCTGATCGGCCTCTTCATGGGCAGCGCCGACGCCGTCCCGGGGGTCTCCGGGGGCACCATCGCCCTGATCGCCGGGATCTACGAGCGGCTCATCTCCGCGGTCACGGCCGTCACGCCGGGCCAGGTGCTCGCCTTCCTGAAAGCGCTCACGCCGCTCGACGGCGGCGTTTCGGTCCGCTCGGCCGAGGCCGTCTTCGACGAGGTGGACGGCTGGTTCCTGCTCATCTTGCTCACCGGGATCCTCACCGCCGTCGTCGTCGTGACGCGGGCGGTCCACGTCCTGAATCAGGAGGCGCCGGTCCTGCTCTTCGGTTTCTTCTTCGGCCTCATCGCCGCCTCGGCGGTCGTCCTGCTGCGCGCCATCTCGATCCAGAGCGCTGAGGCGGTCGCCGCCGCCGTCGTCGGGTTTACCGCCGCCTTCCTGCTCTCCGGGGAGATCGAGACGCTCGTCGGCGGTGGGCTGGCGATCGTGTTCCTCGCCGGGATGGTCGCCGTCAGCGCGATGATCCTCCCCGGCATCTCGGGATCGCTGTTGCTCGTGATCCTGGGGCAGTACACCCGGCTGTCCGAGACGCTCTCCGTGTTCGTCGACCGACTGGCCGGGCTCGTCAGTGGGGGGTCGCTGGACTCGCTGGTGAGTCCGGGCACCGTCGTCCTGACCTTCGTCGGCGGTGGGCTGGTCGGTCTGTTCACGATCTCCCGGCTCGTGCGGTACGCGCTGGACCGCAACCGCGAGGTGACGCTTTCCTTCCTCGTCGCGCTGGTCGTGGGCGCGCTCCGCGCGCCGGTCGTCGAGGTCCGCACCGAAGTGGGCTTCTCGACCGACGTGTTGCTGACCTTCGCCGGCGTCGCGGTCGTCGGGGCCGTCGTCGTCCTCGCGCTGGACTGGTACGCCGCCGACTTCGAGATCGAGGAGATCTAG
- a CDS encoding DUF7344 domain-containing protein, whose amino-acid sequence MTPSGSDRDVASADALGDSTLDACFELLAHRNRRLLLSTLAETGDDRLPLGVLTDQIVSKRVGAVDHESIVTELHHVHLPKLEAEGVLEYDADRSMVLYRGDERIERFLHAVEQAGAD is encoded by the coding sequence ATGACTCCCTCAGGTTCGGATCGCGACGTCGCCTCGGCCGACGCGCTCGGTGACTCGACGCTCGACGCGTGTTTCGAGCTGTTGGCCCATCGGAATCGACGACTGCTCCTGTCGACCCTGGCCGAGACCGGGGACGACAGGCTCCCGCTGGGCGTGCTGACGGATCAGATCGTGTCTAAGCGAGTGGGCGCGGTCGATCACGAGTCGATCGTCACGGAACTCCACCACGTCCACCTGCCGAAGCTCGAGGCCGAGGGGGTCCTCGAGTACGACGCGGATCGGTCGATGGTCCTGTACCGCGGGGACGAACGGATCGAACGGTTTCTGCACGCAGTCGAGCAGGCCGGGGCGGACTGA
- a CDS encoding PINc/VapC family ATPase, with product MNVVPDTSVVIDGRVSEHVAAGEFAGATIYVPEAVVGELESQANEGRDSGWDGLSELQALADLADEGEIDLEYVGRRPDAVEKRDAGEGEIDALIRDTAADRDATLFTSDIVQSEVATAKGIDVEYVEPVVEETAVENLSIERFLDDTTMSLHLKTGVAPMAKRGELGEMHYEEIREEASTESQLKEWSQEIVNSARASPDGFIELDEPGMTIVQFRDMRIAIASPPFADGHEITVVRPIVKTDLDDYEFADELRDRLTDHQRGVLISGAPGAGKSTFAQAVAEFLADADFAVKTMEKPRDLQVGPNITQYTELGGEMAKTADSLLMVRPDYTIYDEVRKTDDFEVFADMRLAGVGMIGVVHANRAIDSLQRLVGRVELGMIPQVVDTVVYIEEGRVETVYDVTTEVKVPEGLMEEDLARPVIVIRDFETGEAEFEIYTFNRQVVTVELGEDGDGAGRDSGVDRIAKQEVEREIRSIAHGHVEVELRGPNTAVVWVEDDDISQVIGKGGGRISEVENRLGIDIDVRTLSEKPGGGSGGGAAAGGASGGQAGQIVTPEVTSRHVVVPMEGHAGETVEVQADGEYLFTATVSRGGEIQVSRGSAIAEELEQAIDRGKTITVVPS from the coding sequence ATGAACGTCGTACCGGACACCAGCGTCGTCATCGACGGCCGCGTGTCCGAACACGTCGCCGCCGGCGAGTTCGCCGGCGCGACCATCTACGTGCCGGAAGCGGTCGTGGGCGAACTGGAGTCACAGGCCAACGAGGGCCGGGACAGCGGCTGGGACGGCCTCTCGGAACTCCAGGCGCTCGCGGACCTCGCCGACGAGGGCGAGATCGACCTCGAGTACGTCGGGCGCCGGCCCGACGCGGTCGAGAAGCGCGACGCCGGCGAGGGCGAGATCGACGCCCTGATCCGGGACACCGCGGCCGACCGCGACGCGACCCTGTTTACCTCCGACATCGTCCAGAGCGAGGTCGCCACGGCGAAAGGGATCGACGTGGAGTACGTCGAGCCGGTCGTCGAGGAGACCGCCGTCGAGAACCTCTCGATCGAGCGGTTCCTCGACGACACGACCATGAGTCTCCACCTGAAGACGGGCGTGGCGCCGATGGCCAAACGGGGCGAACTCGGCGAGATGCACTACGAGGAGATCCGCGAGGAGGCCTCGACCGAGTCCCAGCTCAAGGAGTGGAGCCAGGAGATCGTCAACAGCGCTCGTGCAAGCCCGGACGGGTTCATCGAACTCGACGAACCCGGGATGACCATCGTCCAGTTCCGGGACATGCGGATCGCCATCGCCAGCCCGCCCTTCGCCGACGGTCACGAGATCACCGTCGTCCGGCCCATCGTCAAGACGGACCTCGACGACTACGAGTTCGCCGACGAACTCCGCGACCGACTCACCGATCACCAGCGCGGCGTGCTGATCTCCGGTGCGCCCGGCGCCGGGAAGTCGACCTTCGCGCAGGCCGTCGCCGAGTTCCTGGCCGACGCCGACTTCGCGGTCAAGACGATGGAGAAACCGCGGGACCTGCAGGTCGGGCCGAACATCACCCAGTACACGGAACTGGGCGGCGAGATGGCCAAGACCGCCGACTCGCTGCTGATGGTCCGCCCGGACTACACCATCTACGACGAGGTCCGGAAGACCGACGACTTCGAGGTGTTCGCGGACATGCGCCTGGCGGGCGTGGGCATGATCGGCGTCGTCCACGCCAACCGGGCGATCGACTCGCTCCAGCGGCTGGTCGGCCGCGTGGAGCTGGGAATGATCCCCCAGGTCGTCGACACCGTCGTGTACATCGAGGAAGGTCGGGTCGAGACGGTCTACGACGTGACGACGGAGGTCAAGGTTCCCGAGGGGCTGATGGAGGAGGACCTCGCCCGGCCGGTCATCGTGATCCGGGACTTCGAGACCGGCGAGGCCGAGTTCGAGATCTACACCTTCAACCGGCAGGTCGTCACGGTCGAACTCGGCGAGGACGGCGACGGCGCGGGCCGCGACTCGGGCGTGGACCGCATCGCCAAACAGGAGGTCGAACGCGAGATCCGGTCGATCGCCCACGGCCACGTCGAGGTCGAGTTGCGCGGGCCCAACACCGCCGTCGTCTGGGTCGAGGACGACGACATCTCGCAGGTCATCGGGAAGGGCGGCGGACGCATCTCCGAGGTCGAGAACCGCCTGGGCATCGACATCGACGTGCGGACCCTCTCGGAGAAACCCGGCGGTGGAAGCGGCGGCGGCGCGGCCGCCGGCGGTGCCAGCGGCGGGCAGGCCGGCCAGATCGTCACGCCGGAAGTCACCTCCCGGCACGTCGTCGTCCCGATGGAGGGCCACGCCGGCGAGACCGTCGAGGTCCAGGCCGACGGGGAGTATCTGTTCACCGCGACGGTCTCGCGGGGCGGGGAGATTCAGGTGTCCCGTGGCAGTGCGATCGCGGAGGAACTCGAGCAGGCGATCGACCGCGGGAAGACGATCACAGTAGTCCCTTCCTGA
- the aceA gene encoding isocitrate lyase: MAHDSDGEDPVASSVRSTEPFLRDVDNESARELRDQLNNQDYVFAPGIYHALDARLAEMAGLDAAYMSGYSTVLGQFGFPDLEMVDMREMVENAKRIVEATELPVIADCDTGYGGIHNVRRAVREYEKVGVAAVHIEDQTTPKRCGHIAGKKIVSREDAKARFEAAVDAKQDEDTIIIARTDAYGSSNGDWEEHLERGRMYADAGVDLVWPEMPDPSREDAVNYAETIHETHPDLKLAFNYSSSFAWSEEEDPLTFQELGDLGYKYQFITLYALHSGAHAVYEDMVNIAENDEEAQWDLEGRYLGHETESHHQLSFVPRFQNIEAQFDPEAAQRQEESAGFTDEGDAVLSSENDDD; encoded by the coding sequence ATGGCACACGATTCAGACGGGGAGGACCCCGTTGCGAGCAGCGTTCGAAGTACAGAACCGTTCCTCCGCGACGTCGACAACGAGTCGGCCCGCGAACTGCGCGACCAGCTGAACAACCAGGACTACGTCTTCGCGCCCGGTATCTACCACGCGCTCGACGCCCGCCTCGCCGAGATGGCCGGCCTCGACGCCGCGTACATGTCGGGTTACTCGACGGTCCTCGGCCAGTTCGGCTTCCCGGACCTCGAGATGGTCGACATGCGCGAGATGGTCGAGAACGCAAAGCGCATCGTCGAAGCGACGGAGCTGCCCGTCATCGCGGACTGTGACACCGGCTACGGTGGCATCCACAACGTCCGCCGCGCCGTCCGCGAGTACGAGAAGGTCGGCGTCGCCGCGGTCCACATCGAGGACCAGACGACGCCCAAGCGCTGCGGTCACATCGCCGGCAAGAAGATCGTCTCCCGCGAAGACGCCAAGGCCCGCTTCGAGGCCGCCGTCGACGCGAAGCAGGACGAGGACACGATCATCATCGCCCGGACCGACGCCTACGGTTCCTCCAACGGTGACTGGGAGGAGCACCTCGAGCGCGGTCGGATGTACGCCGACGCCGGCGTCGACCTGGTCTGGCCCGAGATGCCCGACCCGTCCCGCGAGGACGCCGTCAACTACGCCGAGACCATCCACGAGACCCACCCCGACCTGAAGCTGGCCTTCAACTACTCCAGCTCCTTCGCGTGGAGCGAGGAAGAAGACCCGCTCACGTTCCAGGAACTGGGCGATCTGGGCTACAAGTACCAGTTCATCACCCTGTACGCCCTGCACTCGGGCGCACACGCGGTCTACGAGGACATGGTCAACATCGCGGAGAACGACGAGGAAGCCCAGTGGGACCTCGAAGGTCGCTACCTGGGCCACGAGACCGAGAGCCACCACCAGCTCTCCTTCGTCCCGCGCTTCCAGAACATCGAGGCGCAGTTCGACCCCGAGGCCGCTCAGCGTCAGGAGGAGTCCGCCGGCTTCACCGACGAAGGCGACGCGGTCCTCTCCAGCGAGAACGACGACGACTGA
- a CDS encoding M20 family metallopeptidase, whose product MDANELTRELVAIPSHDSEAAAGDRIERWLREHTDAAVTRDDAGEDEGRGGNVFARKGEGETTLALVGHHDVVPPDESQVDEDGAYVIEERDGRIYGRGTADMKGALAAAMVAFAECDPAGELVFASFVGEEVGGVGAQAAIDDGFAPDYAVVTEGSTGYSAPGVTDVAVAHKGRRGSTITARGEAAHASEVEQGENAIYRATDAVEVIRDLDFPATSVLGHEMEGSVAVTEIEGGSAMNVLPERCTLTVDERTVPGERAPLDRVEEIEGVAWTVDQDLPPMACGDADFADAVLDAADAAQEGAPEHVVKPHATDAGWLTEAGTDCVICGIAEPGEAHTATESASLDVIERCARTYRDLAESFSG is encoded by the coding sequence ATGGACGCGAACGAGCTGACGCGCGAACTGGTGGCCATCCCCAGCCACGACTCGGAGGCCGCCGCCGGCGACCGGATCGAGCGGTGGCTCCGCGAGCACACCGACGCCGCCGTGACCCGGGACGACGCCGGCGAGGACGAGGGAAGGGGCGGGAACGTATTCGCCCGAAAGGGCGAGGGAGAGACGACGCTCGCTCTCGTGGGGCATCACGACGTGGTGCCGCCGGACGAGTCACAGGTCGACGAGGACGGCGCGTACGTGATCGAGGAACGCGACGGGCGCATCTACGGCCGCGGCACCGCCGACATGAAGGGCGCGCTCGCGGCCGCGATGGTCGCTTTCGCCGAGTGCGATCCGGCCGGCGAACTCGTCTTCGCCTCCTTCGTCGGCGAGGAGGTCGGCGGCGTCGGCGCGCAGGCAGCGATCGACGACGGGTTCGCGCCGGACTACGCAGTCGTGACCGAGGGCTCGACGGGCTACTCGGCGCCGGGGGTCACCGACGTCGCGGTCGCGCACAAGGGCCGGCGCGGCAGCACGATCACCGCCCGCGGCGAGGCGGCCCACGCCAGCGAGGTCGAGCAGGGCGAGAACGCCATCTACCGCGCGACCGACGCGGTCGAAGTGATCCGGGACCTCGATTTCCCCGCCACGTCGGTCCTCGGACACGAAATGGAGGGGTCGGTCGCCGTCACCGAGATCGAGGGCGGCTCGGCCATGAACGTGCTCCCCGAGCGCTGTACCCTCACGGTGGACGAACGCACCGTTCCCGGCGAGCGCGCGCCCCTCGACCGCGTCGAGGAGATCGAGGGGGTCGCGTGGACGGTCGATCAGGACCTCCCGCCGATGGCCTGCGGGGACGCCGACTTCGCCGATGCCGTCCTCGACGCCGCCGACGCAGCGCAGGAGGGTGCCCCCGAACACGTCGTCAAACCCCACGCGACGGACGCCGGCTGGCTCACCGAGGCGGGGACCGACTGCGTGATCTGTGGCATCGCCGAACCGGGCGAGGCCCACACCGCAACGGAGAGCGCGTCGCTGGACGTCATCGAGCGGTGTGCCCGGACCTATCGCGATCTGGCCGAATCCTTCTCCGGATAG